The DNA region TTCCATCAACCTTAACTCGGGCGATATCCTATGGAGGTTAGATCCTGAAAATCTTCGACACTCCCCGAAGCGCTGAAATACGCGTACCAAATTCAAGCCTTCCGCCACGGTGCGGAGCGCGCTGCGCTGACAATGGATCCCAACTCTGTTCGCTCTATATTCAGTGGTCAAAGCGTGGAGTGGGAGTGTGTCAGTTCTAGATGCTGTGATGGATGAAGTTTCGTCGAACGGTACGTCTTTTTCGGCAAAGTAGAAGCTTAGTTGTGGATCAATTGGCGCGAATCGCCAAGTAGAACGCGTTAAGTTCCGAACGTCTCCTACGGCGCATCGATTGATCGGCAATTTCGCGTGTACGCTCGACGCTCCGTGGTGCGCGTGGGCGTCCAGCCGTCCAAGTCCCCTGGCCCACGCTCCTCACGTCACTTTATTTACGCGTTCCTTCCCGTTGCACTTTCCCAATTATGTGTTCCTAAAGGCACCAGCGTGTGGGGGAGATCCCCCTGATCTCGACCGCACGTTTTCCCAATTGACAAGTCCCGATCGACTCAGAATCTCGCGATTCCTTGTCAGCTGGTTGATAAATGCCCCGCCGATGATGCTTACCTAACGTCAACCGTGAATCACGTTTCCTTCCTACCGCACGTCCCTGACGCGCTCAGTTTTCCATGGTACCGCGTCGTATTTGCTTTCTTAGCGCCGACGGGGTACCATTATTCGACATTCGATGCTGGATGATGCGCCCATCGGTACGTCCAACGTTCGACCTGAGGCCGTGCAAAAACGCACGTACGTGTATGTAAATACACAacgcaaaaaatatataaacatagGAGCAGGCAGAGCAGGCATGAACTTAGAAGAACATAGAGTTCTCCGCTTGCTACCGATCTTTAATGCCTTCCTGTCCACTGTTATCAACTTAGATGTTTGCTTCTGAATGTTGTCTAGACCCGGGAAGTGGGGAATGTGGAGGGACACTGACCTGCGCTGGATGCCTTAACGCGATCGACGAGGATGAATTCATACAGGCACTAAATCAAGAATGGCATATCGATTGTTTCCGGTAAGAAGGGGCTGTTTGATGCATAGTGGTGCAAAGATCGGATAATCTCGATGGTGAAAAATTCCTCAGGTGTTCGGCGTGTGATATCGGTCTCTCCTCGTGGTATTTCGAGAAGGATGGCCTGCTTTTTTGTAAGGATGATTATTGGGCCGCTTATGGGGAGGCCTGCCAAGGTTGCGGCCAAATCATCACAGGCCCCGTTATGCTGGCGGGAGATCACAAATTTCACCCAGAATGCTTCGCCTGCAACTCTTGCGGAGCTTTCATCGGGGATGGGGAGAGTTACGCGCTGGTCGAACGATCCAAGCTCTATTGCGGGTGCTGTTACAAGAGGCAGCTGCAGCCAATCAACAGGACGTCCAATTGCCCGTTCGCCCGAAAGCCGCACAGCATCAGACTGGTGGAAATACCCCCTAATACATCAGATCCTGAGAAACAGCGGGGAATCAAACTGACATTAGACACAACTCCTAGTCCTCGAAATTGCGGTGCTCTGCTCCGTATATCTGagtatgtatataaaatatacacaatatatttctatatcttTGTACTATACTTTTTGGCTTTACATTTACTCCTGTTTACAAAAGTTTGTTAAAACGATTCGCTCACTTCTTCGGAAGAATAATGTCATTTACATAGATCTCATACTTCTAATTCTTCAATAGATAGAGTGAATTTCAGTTATCCAGAAAATAACATGTACGATAGCTTAAAAACGGGCGTTCCAAATTCATCTATCAGCCTACGTTGACCGGAATATCCTGTTTGTGTACCTTATGAAATTATACTGAATAAagcttttctaaaatatttaacCGTGCATGAATAATTCTATGGTTACTTAAGAACCAGTACAGATGCGCAGCCTCTAATAACTTTGAACTAAAATGCAGGTTAATGAGAAATGTTCGTGGAAAGATCAGTAAGCTGCTGGCCTCTGTGATGGAGGTTCTGTTTAGGCTATGCTGCCACTTCTCTAATCATAGGTACAGCATAACAAATAATACGCACTAgatactgtatttttttttatgaattagcTGTGTGTTTTTAGTACTCGCTACGTAACTGCACGCAGAATACATATGTTGTGCGAATAGTCTCGTCCTTGTGTAATATTATTTGTTCATTTAGTATGTGCCGCAGATCCGTAAGCATGTAACGGTCAGGATGAAGTGACGGTTCATACACCTAAGAACAGTAATATATTATCAACACATAACACCGCATTGCATTAACTTTCATCATCCTAAAAGCCgtttgaagaataaaattctCGATTCTATTTCAAACTTCCATGTTATATGTTTGTTCCATATACTTGTTTTTAGGTAATCAGTGAATTTCTTCCCCGTTTGTTCTCGTTTACAAAGCAGAGTCTTGCATTTTGTATTTTGTACCCATTGTGCTTCACGTCGTATGGGCATCGAATAGTTCAGAAAATGAACGAGGTCGCAAACGAACATGCGACATCAGCTTCACTATCTAGTCTCTATTCTCTTCCTTATCATGACACTACTATATATGTAATATTCAATACAGTACGATACTCAGATACGAATCAAGTGCACGCAAAGTTTTGCATGTCCTGTTAAAAAGAGTGTTTATGAACTTTGAAGATGTCACATGGAACGTGTTACAGACTGAACATGTCCAGTGATCTCATATCATTACACATTGGTGACCGAATACTCGAAGTGAATGGCACTCCAGTCAAGGATCAGCCTATAGAGAGCATCGAAAATCTCATACAACATTCAGATACAGTTCTGCAGGTGATTCTTCTCTCTAGAACCAGCTATAATGCAAATTCAACCGAAATTTCAGCTACATACTGTCATCGCATGCTTGTTAACTATGGGCTGAATATAGAAACAAGCGCATTCAATATTTCAGCTGACCATCGAGCACGATCCCGATGCAGTATCGCGGCGACCGACATTCCCATCGCCGTCCGCGGCGATGTTAACGTCCATTGGAAGTCCGAGAACGAGCCCGGAGAATAAAGAGCGATTATTTAAGCGTCGGGACGAAGGTTACATCAGTGGGACGCGAAGCAGGCAATTGAGAAGAACGAGAGATCCTATGCACAAAGAACGTAGCAGCTCCATGTCGCGGCTGCTTGACGGGTGCGCGAACCATTCCACATTAAACTGCTTTTATAGCGAACGCTCAAGTATATCATGTTACTTTACCATCCCTGTAGATCTACACCTGCAAATCCTACGTGCGACCTGAGCAGAACGAGATCGTTTCGTGTGGAgccaaagaatcaaagaatATTCCGTGCCAGTGATCTAGTGAAAGGGGAACTCTTAGGTACAGGATTCTTCGGGCAAGTGTTCAAAGTCACGCACAGGGATACTAATGAAGTTATGGTGCTAAAGGAGTTGTATAGGGTGGACGAGGAAGCCCAGAAGAACTTCTTAAAGGAGGTAAGTTCTATGCTTGGAAATAACAGGTCTGGCACCGCCGGTCGGTTCGTATTCCACGTATGCACATATTTGCACTTGTCACcctattttcttctatttctgcACGGTTTCAATAGGTCGCAGTGTTACGTTCGTTACATCACAATAATGTTCTCCGATTCATCGGGGTCCTCTACAAGGACAAGAAGCTCCACTTGGTCACTGAGCACATAGCAGGTGGGACTCTGAGAGCCTTGCTGCACGACACGAACGAAACCTTGCCATGGGAACAGCGAACGTCGTTTGCCAAGGATATCGCCGCCGGTATGGCTTATCTACATTCCATGAACATCATTCATCGGGACTTGAACTCGCACAACTGCCTGGTGCGCGAGGACAAGACTGTGGTCGTCGCCGACTTCGGTCTGGCTCGAATAATACAGAATGGCAATTCACCGGACAGTCGCAAATGCAACAGACATTCCGATGGGGAGGTGAAAACgtcgaagaaggagaggaagaagagaTACACAGTAGTGGGGAACCCATATTGGATGGCCCCTGAGATGATGAAGGGTAACAAGTACGACGAGAAGGTTGATATATTCAGCTTTGGTATCGTCGTGTGCGAGATCATAGGACGCGTCCAAGCTGATCCAGATTACTTGCCGCGATCCTCAGACTTCGGCCTAAACCAGAACGTGTTTAAAGAGAAATTCTGCTCCAATTGTCCAGAAGCGTTTTACATGATCGCCTTTCTCTGTTGCGATTTAAACCCCGACAAAAGACCGCCCTTCGAGGTGATGCAGATCTGGCTGGAGGGTTTAGCGATGCATTTATCGGTGGGTGCCGAGTTGCCGTCGAATTTGGAATTCGACATTAGAAACTATACTGGACCTAGCACGAGCACTAGCGAGTCGACGACTCCAGAGACCCTTGCACCGCTATTGAAGCCCATTAAAGAGGGTCAGGTACACCAGGAAAAGAAACGGTGCAGCGGTTGCGACGATAGCACGCTGGAGCGTGAGGAATCTGTTCAGAGTGGTAACACGCTTCAAGTGCCCGAAGTGATAAGTTCCAGGGGAAGATATACGAGGCAGAACAGCAAAACAAACGAATCGCCTAGAAACGCAGGGCGATATTTGAGGCAGAACTCGAGGTCTAAAGAGACTACGATCGAAAGGGAGAAACCGGATATAATTATCTCCCCAGAATCCAGTGGGTTCACTGGATACTTTGCCAGGCAAAATATGAAATCAAACGAATCATCCCCCCACATTTCCAATGATAAAGACGCTTGTGTGAGGCAAAACGATCTAACCCAATGCAACCTGAAACGAATACCCACTATCGAAAAGATAAGATACGTGGGCCGAGCGAGTCCATGCTCTTTGTCAGACACTCCTGAATACATAATCGATAACAAGTGTTCGTACACGGTGAATAGCAGTCTGAACTCTAAGTTAGGGGAGAAGTCCAATGATCATAATTCGGTTGGAAGCGGTCACTCGAGAACGAAGCTGGAGAACAAATTCAAAATGTCTGATCCGAGCTCGGTTAACTCCTACTTAAGGCAAATCGGAAAATCTGCGAATGCCATGGAGAAGGAAAATAAGATGGGTGACCAAAACGAGAGCGAGTCCAAAAAGCCTTGCAACGACAACTCAAAATCGTCTACGGGTTCTTACTTAAGGAGGACAAAGATTTCTCCCACGAAAGAGACGCCAAAGAATGCATTCTCCTCGCAGAAAAAGAGTCTATCGACCGAAGCTGGTACTTCGTTGCAATCAAAAGTAACTATAAGTTCAGGAGAAATCGAAGAAACTAAACCTATCAACGACAGAGTATCGAGGCAGGAGAGCAACGTGTCGGACATTGGTAGTATCCTATCCAGGCAAGGAAGTCTGACAGTATTAGACTGTACAGTGAAATACAAAGATAAAGGGTACAAAGATTATTCGCCTTATAATACGCTGCGAAAGGACGATCTCCGCAAAGACAGCTGTTGTGGGAAAAATTCTGCACTTTGTTACACGGGCAGTGTTTATTCAAATTCAAGTCTCTCCAAGAATGACGATTTCCTTATATACAATACACAAAATGAGACTAACGTCGAGAACAAAAAAGACTGCACCACATCCATCCAAGATTGCATGAAGCTAGAGTCTAATGATCCTAAGAAGACAGTAATCAATACCAAGTCGGCGTACGATAACAAGTTGCCCATCTCCTTGGCGGAGTACAGCGGCTGTTACAAAAATGTGGATCTATGCAGGCAAGACAGCTTTGGTTCGGACAGCGCAGTAGGTACTATGAAGAGTGACTTTTTCGCAGACTTGGACTTCGTTCAGTTGAGAGATGGTAAGCACACGCCGGATTTGTGCCATACTCCTGAACGATGTTGCACACCTAACCGCGCAGCCTCTCCGATAGAGAGCACAGCTTTGTGAAGGGTCTGCGCGAACGAAGCGCCGGAGTAACGTACTATGTTTATAACGAAACGAATCTCACCTTACTAATTTGATCTCTGTGTATGGTTAACCTTTAAGATCTGGGCAATTTAACTCCTTTagtttcttcgttttttaaCTTCTATAACCGCATAAACCGTACGATCACATCAAGTGTTAGTTTCTCCTTGAATGTGGTATAGTATTGCATAACAATGCGTAGGAAAAGTATTAACAGTTTGACGTCCAGTATTAATGAATCTCATTGTTATCGGTTTCATGTGGTTCTCAAGCATTCGGATACTATGGTAGTGAGTGGTATGTCGAAATAGCTCACACGAAGGAGTTCGCATTCCTGCAGAATCTTGCCTCGTGAGTTTTTAAAGTGGGAGTTCAAGTATTTATAAGACTAACGAAAGCATTCCATCCAGAATATATCTTGGTGAGTTCATAAGCAGTTGGAACTAACGCGAGCTTCGATAGATGGTGTGTGAAACGCGCCGGTCAAGTCAATGAAACGCGTTGTTAGAACGTTGTGTCGGTCTGATCGGTGCATCTCCATTATTTCGTTTCTCTTTGGAAATACAGGATTATATTTCGAAGAATGTAAACGCTATGTAGAGTCAGTTTGTAGAATAGagtgtataaaaaaaactatatctTTGACTGGATATATGTGTACATCGTACTGTAAAATATTATCCGCATATATGATGGTGGTGTGCATGTACAGACCATTGACATGTATAAATTCAGAGTCGTAATTTATATCTTTGTTACTTGTCTCGAGGATGGAATGACACCAATCTGATATTATCTTTAATGCTCTTGATCTTGTAAGTTACTTATATCTCTTACTTCCCTTTAATACGTAAGTTACAAAATCAAGACTACTttgtctttatttattttattcgttcTGTAACTAATGCTTGCGCTTATTGTGGCAAAGATATAAACGACGATGAAGTAGTATGATGTGTATAATACGAAGATTGTACATAtagttttgtatatatattCCAACATTTGTCATGTTCAAAACACTGTTCACAAAACGTATATATTTAACAGTGAAGAAGCTTTATATTGATAATGTAGAGACGAAAGTTTTTTTGATACTATTAAAAAGTTGTATTTCTATTCTATTACATTCTAATCGTAAGCGAAACGTTCCCTAATTTTATCGAGACAGAATGAACAGCATGATTATGACTTATTAAAGGAAGCAttgatacatttttttatataaacaattgataaagGGTTACAATTTTTCTTGCATgcgttaaaaagaattgtttacATTGTTATCCGTGTTTCTTTGCTATTCAATGTCTTTTAAGTTATGTGATTggaaacattaaaatccgtttTCCTTATTTTACGAGAAATTTTATTGAGCGCTACCCCGTCGTTATCAAAGGATCTTAATTTATTACACCAAATAGACGTTTATTATCTGTGATAAAAAGTGTTTTAAAGCTGTCTGTAATCGAAGCAAAATCTATTGCGGAGTAAACTTATGGGACTGTTGCTAAGAAACGAACCCCAATTCTAATTCATAGGTGTGTGTGAAGAGAAGCAATTACAagcaattttttcaatattatttgaatGGACAATATGCGCAATGAATGACATTGCAAGTATCACTTGTACTCGAGGAAGGAATAATCATAGCGTAAAGGGGCGGGCATGTGCGAATAACATTTTAAGATCATGGGAGCAGAATGAAAATCTTATAATGGAATAATTGTATACGCGATAGTGTGTGTACGTAAAGCGAGCAGAGAGAACTCGTGAAACGTTTTCAACGAACAGTATTAATCCCGTTATCGTTGCTTACTCATAAATAACATAGTATACACAAAGTAGGGGAACCCTATAGACACGAGACGGGCACAAAAGGAAAGAACTCTGTGAACTTCTGTAAAAAGGAAGAACACCTCCTGAACGATAGTGGGCACATTATTTTTATAGTCTCTATAAATTGTCACGCTCCTTCTGCTCTACCTTTCGAATGGGAGAGCACGAGGAGCGTGTGCTCgtcattaaattattaaaaattatttttcttcactCCGACGATGTAGCGACGAGAAAGCAGAAGAAACACGATCAGAGCATGCGACATATTTAATGTAacactttgttaaaaaaaagaagaaaaaaaaacagaaacaaatTGTAGAAGAGCACATGGTGGATATTTTTACGAGAAAAGATTTTGTAAGGGACATTTGCAAGTACCTTTTTAATCGTATTTTCGAAGAGAACTTAGGAACGCGATTTGATGACTTCTTCGGATAACAACATACTGCTGATCATATTATTGTTAAAGTTGTTCCAAACTAAACCGACAAATGGCTGTACCGTcattattttacaaataaaCTGTATATTATCTTTTAGGCTTTTACACTGAATCGCGTcaccatatacatatgtactgcACTTGTTGAATTCAAGATTTCGCGCGCTTAGGCACTGGCTGCAACTTTGAGGTTAACCGCGGAACAGTTGGCCTTTAAATGATGGCCTAATCTGTCTATTTCTGTAATTTAACTGATCAGCAAAATGTTACGAAGCCTCATTTTACGAGTCCCCAAAGTACAATGAAGTATGTAAATTTTTCTTACAAAGTTTTTTCTTCGGACTGAGAAAATGGACCTTGTATCCGTAACGGGAAGCAGTGTGTGTCGACATGGACCGTCGAACAGTGACTGGGCAATGAAGCACGTTGTTCTTTACAATGCACATTTGTTGACagataaacaattatttatattcttggCGACACCAACACGATACTTCCTCACGATTGCTCAACATTTCCACGacagaaattgtaaattttttgtACTTATTACTTGTAACGTTTCGAAATCGTTTTCGGTTGTGAAACTGTTGCGATTAGGGAACACATATTTCTGTTTAACATTTTAGTAAtacagagagagaaaaaaagaagaataaatgGTTGAGAGTACGAACtgtattttttcaattattccttGGACACTATACTTCGGTTAATAAGTGATTTGccaaatttcattgaatttggtaGTGTTCAACTAGTTTGAAGCTATGAAATGCGTTCGATTTTTTAAGACGAACACGTTTATCAAATGCCAGCAAGTAGTGATCCATGAGATAGCTGTGGTAGCTGAAGGAACATGCTGCAGATGGCAGCATCTATTAGACTGTCGTAATGCTAAATGAAAAACTAAAATGCAGAATTCAAATTTCACGAAACCACAGAAATCGTTTTTGAGGAAAACCACAAAGTATGAATTCGCAGTTAATTTGCTTTCAGTTGCAACCGAAACTAGAGTTCTGGCGGTTAATAGATCAgcttccttaagggggtaggttacccttaacagctcaaaatcaggcccttcttcaaacgcacattttgaagtaataaatgaatatagagtttatttttgttttactttttcaaacatcctaaaaaccaattgtcgaaaatttttagggtaaccTACCTCTTTAAGACTAGCTCCATCTATCCTCTACCATGTCAATATTTAAACTTATTATTGAATATTTATGACCCTTTCACAGATTACTTTTCCCTAATAACATTCACTTGATTGAATGCAATGTTTTTTCACTGAATTCCAAGTTAATTACTCGTCGTTAATTATCGTATCTTATAATTCTACTTTTAAAGTTTGTCGCATATAGCGCGCCGAGCGGATTATTGAAAACGGACAGTAAGTTACTATAACCTTCTCGTATAAACGACAATTTAGAATAGCCCTTTTGTGCCACTATTaagtttaaattaattattcagAGTCCCGTGGAAgttcttattaatcaaaatttatcgATAATTAGAAGCCCCCTTATGGTCAGGACCGTGTCATCAATGTTCTCTTTAGGAGCCGTATCTATGAAAGCGAAAGTGAAATAAtgaaagaaattcttaaaaGATTCTGCAAGTTCACTTTTAAAGAGACATTTTCGAGAGAATTCGGCTGCAGTTCTTGTTTCAGGCACGCAGAATCCAAATTTCTCTAAAAAAGTAACTAGGGTCTACGCATACTGTGTTACGGTTCTTTCTAAACCGGCCTCTGCGATGTCGACAGGTATTCCAGCAAATTAACACTTACTTTTTAGAAAATCTAATTGTTTACACATGGTACGTAACATTTTTACTAACTATTCAATGAAACAGTCGTGCTGAACACGAGATTGATAAATTTGACGCTTGACATCACATAATTAATGTGAAAAC from Andrena cerasifolii isolate SP2316 chromosome 13, iyAndCera1_principal, whole genome shotgun sequence includes:
- the Limk1 gene encoding LIM domain kinase 1 isoform X3, producing MVPRRICFLSADGVPLFDIRCWMMRPSVRPTFDLRPCKNARTYPGSGECGGTLTCAGCLNAIDEDEFIQALNQEWHIDCFRCSACDIGLSSWYFEKDGLLFCKDDYWAAYGEACQGCGQIITGPVMLAGDHKFHPECFACNSCGAFIGDGESYALVERSKLYCGCCYKRQLQPINRTSNCPFARKPHSIRLVEIPPNTSDPEKQRGIKLTLDTTPSPRNCGALLRISELNMSSDLISLHIGDRILEVNGTPVKDQPIESIENLIQHSDTVLQLTIEHDPDAVSRRPTFPSPSAAMLTSIGSPRTSPENKERLFKRRDEGYISGTRSRQLRRTRDPMHKERSSSMSRLLDGSTPANPTCDLSRTRSFRVEPKNQRIFRASDLVKGELLGTGFFGQVFKVTHRDTNEVMVLKELYRVDEEAQKNFLKEVAVLRSLHHNNVLRFIGVLYKDKKLHLVTEHIAGGTLRALLHDTNETLPWEQRTSFAKDIAAGMAYLHSMNIIHRDLNSHNCLVREDKTVVVADFGLARIIQNGNSPDSRKCNRHSDGEVKTSKKERKKRYTVVGNPYWMAPEMMKGNKYDEKVDIFSFGIVVCEIIGRVQADPDYLPRSSDFGLNQNVFKEKFCSNCPEAFYMIAFLCCDLNPDKRPPFEVMQIWLEGLAMHLSVGAELPSNLEFDIRNYTGPSTSTSESTTPETLAPLLKPIKEGQVHQEKKRCSGCDDSTLEREESVQSGNTLQVPEVISSRGRYTRQNSKTNESPRNAGRYLRQNSRSKETTIEREKPDIIISPESSGFTGYFARQNMKSNESSPHISNDKDACVRQNDLTQCNLKRIPTIEKIRYVGRASPCSLSDTPEYIIDNKCSYTVNSSLNSKLGEKSNDHNSVGSGHSRTKLENKFKMSDPSSVNSYLRQIGKSANAMEKENKMGDQNESESKKPCNDNSKSSTGSYLRRTKISPTKETPKNAFSSQKKSLSTEAGTSLQSKVTISSGEIEETKPINDRVSRQESNVSDIGSILSRQGSLTVLDCTVKYKDKGYKDYSPYNTLRKDDLRKDSCCGKNSALCYTGSVYSNSSLSKNDDFLIYNTQNETNVENKKDCTTSIQDCMKLESNDPKKTVINTKSAYDNKLPISLAEYSGCYKNVDLCRQDSFGSDSAVGTMKSDFFADLDFVQLRDGKHTPDLCHTPERCCTPNRAASPIESTAL
- the Limk1 gene encoding LIM domain kinase 1 isoform X4; translation: MDEVSSNDPGSGECGGTLTCAGCLNAIDEDEFIQALNQEWHIDCFRCSACDIGLSSWYFEKDGLLFCKDDYWAAYGEACQGCGQIITGPVMLAGDHKFHPECFACNSCGAFIGDGESYALVERSKLYCGCCYKRQLQPINRTSNCPFARKPHSIRLVEIPPNTSDPEKQRGIKLTLDTTPSPRNCGALLRISELMRNVRGKISKLLASVMEVLFRLCCHFSNHRLNMSSDLISLHIGDRILEVNGTPVKDQPIESIENLIQHSDTVLQLTIEHDPDAVSRRPTFPSPSAAMLTSIGSPRTSPENKERLFKRRDEGYISGTRSRQLRRTRDPMHKERSSSMSRLLDGSTPANPTCDLSRTRSFRVEPKNQRIFRASDLVKGELLGTGFFGQVFKVTHRDTNEVMVLKELYRVDEEAQKNFLKEVAVLRSLHHNNVLRFIGVLYKDKKLHLVTEHIAGGTLRALLHDTNETLPWEQRTSFAKDIAAGMAYLHSMNIIHRDLNSHNCLVREDKTVVVADFGLARIIQNGNSPDSRKCNRHSDGEVKTSKKERKKRYTVVGNPYWMAPEMMKGNKYDEKVDIFSFGIVVCEIIGRVQADPDYLPRSSDFGLNQNVFKEKFCSNCPEAFYMIAFLCCDLNPDKRPPFEVMQIWLEGLAMHLSVGAELPSNLEFDIRNYTGPSTSTSESTTPETLAPLLKPIKEGQVHQEKKRCSGCDDSTLEREESVQSGNTLQVPEVISSRGRYTRQNSKTNESPRNAGRYLRQNSRSKETTIEREKPDIIISPESSGFTGYFARQNMKSNESSPHISNDKDACVRQNDLTQCNLKRIPTIEKIRYVGRASPCSLSDTPEYIIDNKCSYTVNSSLNSKLGEKSNDHNSVGSGHSRTKLENKFKMSDPSSVNSYLRQIGKSANAMEKENKMGDQNESESKKPCNDNSKSSTGSYLRRTKISPTKETPKNAFSSQKKSLSTEAGTSLQSKVTISSGEIEETKPINDRVSRQESNVSDIGSILSRQGSLTVLDCTVKYKDKGYKDYSPYNTLRKDDLRKDSCCGKNSALCYTGSVYSNSSLSKNDDFLIYNTQNETNVENKKDCTTSIQDCMKLESNDPKKTVINTKSAYDNKLPISLAEYSGCYKNVDLCRQDSFGSDSAVGTMKSDFFADLDFVQLRDGKHTPDLCHTPERCCTPNRAASPIESTAL
- the Limk1 gene encoding LIM domain kinase 1 isoform X5, producing MLDDAPIDPGSGECGGTLTCAGCLNAIDEDEFIQALNQEWHIDCFRCSACDIGLSSWYFEKDGLLFCKDDYWAAYGEACQGCGQIITGPVMLAGDHKFHPECFACNSCGAFIGDGESYALVERSKLYCGCCYKRQLQPINRTSNCPFARKPHSIRLVEIPPNTSDPEKQRGIKLTLDTTPSPRNCGALLRISELMRNVRGKISKLLASVMEVLFRLCCHFSNHRLNMSSDLISLHIGDRILEVNGTPVKDQPIESIENLIQHSDTVLQLTIEHDPDAVSRRPTFPSPSAAMLTSIGSPRTSPENKERLFKRRDEGYISGTRSRQLRRTRDPMHKERSSSMSRLLDGSTPANPTCDLSRTRSFRVEPKNQRIFRASDLVKGELLGTGFFGQVFKVTHRDTNEVMVLKELYRVDEEAQKNFLKEVAVLRSLHHNNVLRFIGVLYKDKKLHLVTEHIAGGTLRALLHDTNETLPWEQRTSFAKDIAAGMAYLHSMNIIHRDLNSHNCLVREDKTVVVADFGLARIIQNGNSPDSRKCNRHSDGEVKTSKKERKKRYTVVGNPYWMAPEMMKGNKYDEKVDIFSFGIVVCEIIGRVQADPDYLPRSSDFGLNQNVFKEKFCSNCPEAFYMIAFLCCDLNPDKRPPFEVMQIWLEGLAMHLSVGAELPSNLEFDIRNYTGPSTSTSESTTPETLAPLLKPIKEGQVHQEKKRCSGCDDSTLEREESVQSGNTLQVPEVISSRGRYTRQNSKTNESPRNAGRYLRQNSRSKETTIEREKPDIIISPESSGFTGYFARQNMKSNESSPHISNDKDACVRQNDLTQCNLKRIPTIEKIRYVGRASPCSLSDTPEYIIDNKCSYTVNSSLNSKLGEKSNDHNSVGSGHSRTKLENKFKMSDPSSVNSYLRQIGKSANAMEKENKMGDQNESESKKPCNDNSKSSTGSYLRRTKISPTKETPKNAFSSQKKSLSTEAGTSLQSKVTISSGEIEETKPINDRVSRQESNVSDIGSILSRQGSLTVLDCTVKYKDKGYKDYSPYNTLRKDDLRKDSCCGKNSALCYTGSVYSNSSLSKNDDFLIYNTQNETNVENKKDCTTSIQDCMKLESNDPKKTVINTKSAYDNKLPISLAEYSGCYKNVDLCRQDSFGSDSAVGTMKSDFFADLDFVQLRDGKHTPDLCHTPERCCTPNRAASPIESTAL
- the Limk1 gene encoding LIM domain kinase 1 isoform X1 — encoded protein: MVPRRICFLSADGVPLFDIRCWMMRPSVRPTFDLRPCKNARTYPGSGECGGTLTCAGCLNAIDEDEFIQALNQEWHIDCFRCSACDIGLSSWYFEKDGLLFCKDDYWAAYGEACQGCGQIITGPVMLAGDHKFHPECFACNSCGAFIGDGESYALVERSKLYCGCCYKRQLQPINRTSNCPFARKPHSIRLVEIPPNTSDPEKQRGIKLTLDTTPSPRNCGALLRISELMRNVRGKISKLLASVMEVLFRLCCHFSNHRLNMSSDLISLHIGDRILEVNGTPVKDQPIESIENLIQHSDTVLQLTIEHDPDAVSRRPTFPSPSAAMLTSIGSPRTSPENKERLFKRRDEGYISGTRSRQLRRTRDPMHKERSSSMSRLLDGSTPANPTCDLSRTRSFRVEPKNQRIFRASDLVKGELLGTGFFGQVFKVTHRDTNEVMVLKELYRVDEEAQKNFLKEVAVLRSLHHNNVLRFIGVLYKDKKLHLVTEHIAGGTLRALLHDTNETLPWEQRTSFAKDIAAGMAYLHSMNIIHRDLNSHNCLVREDKTVVVADFGLARIIQNGNSPDSRKCNRHSDGEVKTSKKERKKRYTVVGNPYWMAPEMMKGNKYDEKVDIFSFGIVVCEIIGRVQADPDYLPRSSDFGLNQNVFKEKFCSNCPEAFYMIAFLCCDLNPDKRPPFEVMQIWLEGLAMHLSVGAELPSNLEFDIRNYTGPSTSTSESTTPETLAPLLKPIKEGQVHQEKKRCSGCDDSTLEREESVQSGNTLQVPEVISSRGRYTRQNSKTNESPRNAGRYLRQNSRSKETTIEREKPDIIISPESSGFTGYFARQNMKSNESSPHISNDKDACVRQNDLTQCNLKRIPTIEKIRYVGRASPCSLSDTPEYIIDNKCSYTVNSSLNSKLGEKSNDHNSVGSGHSRTKLENKFKMSDPSSVNSYLRQIGKSANAMEKENKMGDQNESESKKPCNDNSKSSTGSYLRRTKISPTKETPKNAFSSQKKSLSTEAGTSLQSKVTISSGEIEETKPINDRVSRQESNVSDIGSILSRQGSLTVLDCTVKYKDKGYKDYSPYNTLRKDDLRKDSCCGKNSALCYTGSVYSNSSLSKNDDFLIYNTQNETNVENKKDCTTSIQDCMKLESNDPKKTVINTKSAYDNKLPISLAEYSGCYKNVDLCRQDSFGSDSAVGTMKSDFFADLDFVQLRDGKHTPDLCHTPERCCTPNRAASPIESTAL